The following coding sequences are from one Bufo bufo chromosome 2, aBufBuf1.1, whole genome shotgun sequence window:
- the FAM174C gene encoding protein FAM174C, with protein sequence MEVWCYPCLLIFMMPVPGSADGQENATDVTVSTSTVPTNSSITKPTQLSFWGNFEMMQRAFYVLIGISLLAVLYFVIRTCSLKKKPQRKKYGLLSDYDETMELGSMDSDEEKIFESRGLRR encoded by the exons ATGGAG GTGTGGTGCTACCCGTGTTTACTGATTTTTATGATGCCTGTGCCTGGTAGTGCAGACGGGCAAGAAAATGCCACGGACGTTACAGTCAGTACTTCAACAGTTCCCACAAATTCTTCGATCACAAAGCCTACCCAGTTATCCTTCTGGGGCAACTTTGAAATGATGCAGCGAGCCTTCTATGTACTCATTGGAATCAGCTTGTTGGCTGTGCTCTACTTTGTGATTCGGACTTGCAG CTTAAAAAAGAAGCCACAGAGGAAGAAGTATGGACTTCTCTCAGATTATGATGAAACTATGGAATTGGGATCCATGGACAGCGATGAAGAGAAAATTTTTGAATCAAGAGGTTTAAGAAG GTGA